The Candidatus Eisenbacteria bacterium genomic interval GCTGCCTCGATACAGAAGTGTCTCAGGCTGAGCGACCTCGAGAACGTCGGGAGGACCGTGAGGCATCACACGTTCTTCGAGATGCTCGGCAACTTTTCTTTTGGCGACTACTTCAAGGAAGAGGCAATCGCGTGGGGTTGGGATTTCGCCACTCGCGTCCTGTGTCTGCCCCAAGACAGACTATGGGTTTCCGTCTACGAAGAAGACGACGAGGCGAGAGGAATCTGGGAGAAGAAGATAGGTCTCCCAGATTCTAGGGTTGTGTCGCTCGGGAAGAAAGATAACTTCTGGGGACCCGTTGGAAGGACCGGGGTTTGCGGCCCGTGTTCGGAGATATACATTGATCTGCTGCCCCAGGTAGCGGGTCAGGCGCGGGCGAGCGAAGATGTCTTTGCGAAACCGAGACCGGTCGAGTCCTCGTTCAACAAGACGGCGGCCGGGCTCCCCACCGCCATCGAGCTAGACTTGGGGCGGAACCGACCTGCTCTGCCCGGAACGTGGTGCGGTCGTGAAGACTGCAAACCCGGGTGTGAATGCGAGCGCTTTCTTGAATTCTGGAATCTTGTTTTTCCGCAGTTCTACAAGGAAGAGGACGGCACTCTGAGTCGTCTCAAGAAAACCGGTATAGACACCGGCATGGGGCTCGAGCGACTTGCGATGATCGTCCAGGGCAAAGGAAGCGTGTTTGAGACCGATCTTCTCAAGCCTCTAGTCGACACTATCGAGGAATTGCTTGAACGCGGAATCAACCGCGAAACCGAAGAAGGCGTTTCGGCGAACGTGGTCGCCGATCACTTGCGTTCGCTCGCCTTCGGTTTTGCAGAGGGTATCGTCCCTTCGAACGAAGGCAGAGGTTACGTGCTGCGAAGGCTCTTGAGAAGAGCCTCGCGGCGCATGAAAATGCTGGGTGCCAAGAAACCTTTGCTTTATCGATTGGTCGGCGTGGTCACCGACGTCATGCGAGACTACTATCCCGAGCTCTCTCAGAAGAGGGAACACGTGGCTCGGCTGACCAAGTCGGAGGAGGAGAGATTCGAAAGGACGCTCGAGCTCGGCATTTCTCGTTTTGAAGAGCTTGCCGACAAGCTCCAGGCGTCGGGGGAGAAGAGATTCCCCGGCCGCGACGTTTTTACTCTCTACGACACGTACGGCTTCCCTCCCGATCTCACCGAGGAAATGGCTCGAGAGAAGGGACTCGAGATAGACTCCTCTGGCTTCGAGGAAGAAATGGAAAGGCAGAGGCGCACCGCAAAAGAGAAATCGCGTTTTCATCTTGTAGGTTCTGGCGGTTTTGAAATTTCGGGCACGGGCTCTCCGGGGGGATCCAAACCGTGGGAGACTCTCAGTACGGGTGCGCACTCTCGTTTTGTGGGCCACGCCAAGCTCAGCGAGACCGTGAACGTCCGCAAGTTTCGGCACGTGTGGGCCGAGGGAAAGGAATCGATTCAGGTGATACTGGACAGAACGCCTTTCTACGCCGAAGCGGGCGGGCAGGTGAGTGACCGGGGTTCACTCAGTTCAGGTGATTCACTCATCGAAGTGACCGGCGCCTTCTTTTCCGGCAAAGCCATCGTCCACGAGGGGAAGCTCCTGAGAGGAACGGTCGGGGGGGGGCCCTATACCGCCACCGTCGACGCCGAGAGAAGGCTCTCAGTTGCGCGCAACCACACCGCCACTCACCTTCTGCACGGCGCTCTTCGGAAGGTGCTCGGGGATCACGTCAGACAGGCGGGTTCGCTCGTGGCGCCTGACAGGCTAAGGTTCGACTACACTCACTTCCAGGCTCCCTCCAGCTCGGAGTTGGAGGAAGTGGAAGAGCTGACCAACAGGCTCGTGGTCGAGGATATACCTGTGAGCTGCAAGATCTCGTCGTACGAAGAGGCGCTGAGCACCGGAGCCATGGCTCTCTTTGGGGAGAAGTACGGCAAGAAAGTGCGACTGGTCGCCGTCGGGGAAGCTTCGAAAGAACTCTGCGGGGGAACGCACGTGGAGAGGACCGGTCAAGTCGGTCATTTCTTGATTGTGTCTGAGAGCGCCATCGGCTCGGGCGCGAGAAGAATCGAGGCAGTCACAGGTCAGGATGCCCGTGCTCAGATAGTCGAGAGAGGACGCGCACTATCGAGTATCCGCGAGCTGGTAGGAGTCGGCCAAGCTGACTTGCTTTCGGCCGTCTCAGCCCTAATCAGGGACAGGGAGACCTTGCGAAAGAAGACCGATCTGGATGAGAAGACGGGAGTGGTGCAGGAAGTGGAGAGACTCGTTTCTTCTGCGGAAGAAGTGTCCGGCGCGAAGGTCGTCGTGGCGAGGGTGAGTATCAAGAGCCAGGACATGATGCGCGCTGCAGGAGACCTCTTGAGGGAAAGATTGAAGCAAGGCGCCGGCGTCATCGCCACCGAGCTCGACGGAAAGGGATTCCTTCTTGCGTTCGTGGGAGATTCGCTGCTTTCGGAAGGGAGAATCCTGGCGGGAGACATAGCCAGAGAAGCCGCGAGGGCCGTCGGAGGAGGCGGTGGCGGAAAGCCGCACATGGCCACCGCGGGTGTGCGCGATGCGCTGTCCCTCGAAAGAGCGGTCGCAAGAGGCAGGGAATTCATAATAGAAAAGCTTCGAGGATAGGCCTGGGGGAGAGGGGGCAACCGACAGTGGATAGCGCGACACGACCCGTGTTCGAGAGTTTGCTCTCGGCTTCGTCTCGGAAAGGATCCGAGTTCTTAGTGCTTGTGGACCCAGACAGGGTGTCGCCCGACAAAGTGACGGACTTTGCCGATTCTTGCGCACAAGCGGGCGTCGACGCCTTTCTGGTTGGGGGAAGCCTGACGTTCTCGGGCCGGCTTGATGAGCTGATCAGTTCGATAAAGAAAGCCGCAGGTCTGCCGGTTATTCTGTTTCCGGGAAACGCCTACCAGATTTCGAGAGAGGCGGACGCAATTCTCTTTCTGTCCATGCTCACGTGCAGGAACGCGGACTTTCTCGTGGGTGAACACGTCAAGGCCGCGCCGCTCATTCATCGGTGGTCGCTGGAGGTGATCCCCACGGCTTACTTGCTCGTGGAATCTGGTCCGCTGACGTCGGTTCAGTTCGTTACGCAGAGCCTTCCCCTTCCTCGCGGGAAAATCGATCTTGCGGTGGCCCACGCCCTGGCCGGGAAGTACATGGGCATGAAATTGATCTTTCTGGAAGCCGGAAGCGGCGCGAGGTATGCCGTGCCCCACGAGATGGTGGAAGCCGTCAGCTCCGCCACGGCCCTTCCCGTCGTCGTTGGCGGCGGCATCCGCACCGCGGAAGAGGCAGGGAGACTCGCTCGTGCGGGGGCCAAGTTTGTGGTGGTGGGAAACGCACTCGAGGAATGTAAAGAGCTCTCTTTGCTCGAAGAGATTTCCTCGGCCGTCCACTTTCTCGAGCGCTGATGTGTCCGTCGTTACACGGCTCTATTGCGACGTTCTCCGTTGGTCCTCTTAAAGATGGCTGGAGGTGATTGCCATAAAGGGTCTAATCCTTAGCGGAGGTAAAGGGACGCGGCTGCGCCCCATCACTTTTACCAGTGCAAAGCAACTCGTTCCAGTGGCGAACAAGCCGATTCTTTTCTACGGAATCGAGGCAATCAGGGAGGCCGGCATCAGAGACGTGGGGATCGTGGTGGGTGATACCAAGAACGAAATCCGCGCGGCCGTCGGCGACGGGTCGGCCTTCGGGCTCAACGTCACATACATCGAACAAGAGGCTCCTCTCGGGCTTGCTCACGCCGTGAGAATCTCGAAGAGCTATATCGGCGGCGAGCCGTTCGTCATGTTCCTGGGGGACAATATCATCAAGCAGGGCATCACACCCCTCGTAGATGAGT includes:
- a CDS encoding geranylgeranylglyceryl/heptaprenylglyceryl phosphate synthase, encoding MDSATRPVFESLLSASSRKGSEFLVLVDPDRVSPDKVTDFADSCAQAGVDAFLVGGSLTFSGRLDELISSIKKAAGLPVILFPGNAYQISREADAILFLSMLTCRNADFLVGEHVKAAPLIHRWSLEVIPTAYLLVESGPLTSVQFVTQSLPLPRGKIDLAVAHALAGKYMGMKLIFLEAGSGARYAVPHEMVEAVSSATALPVVVGGGIRTAEEAGRLARAGAKFVVVGNALEECKELSLLEEISSAVHFLER
- the alaS gene encoding alanine--tRNA ligase; this encodes MKLSSKELRETFLSFFREKAHVICPGAPLTASGDPTLLFTAAGMVQFKEYYSSDAPPFTRAASIQKCLRLSDLENVGRTVRHHTFFEMLGNFSFGDYFKEEAIAWGWDFATRVLCLPQDRLWVSVYEEDDEARGIWEKKIGLPDSRVVSLGKKDNFWGPVGRTGVCGPCSEIYIDLLPQVAGQARASEDVFAKPRPVESSFNKTAAGLPTAIELDLGRNRPALPGTWCGREDCKPGCECERFLEFWNLVFPQFYKEEDGTLSRLKKTGIDTGMGLERLAMIVQGKGSVFETDLLKPLVDTIEELLERGINRETEEGVSANVVADHLRSLAFGFAEGIVPSNEGRGYVLRRLLRRASRRMKMLGAKKPLLYRLVGVVTDVMRDYYPELSQKREHVARLTKSEEERFERTLELGISRFEELADKLQASGEKRFPGRDVFTLYDTYGFPPDLTEEMAREKGLEIDSSGFEEEMERQRRTAKEKSRFHLVGSGGFEISGTGSPGGSKPWETLSTGAHSRFVGHAKLSETVNVRKFRHVWAEGKESIQVILDRTPFYAEAGGQVSDRGSLSSGDSLIEVTGAFFSGKAIVHEGKLLRGTVGGGPYTATVDAERRLSVARNHTATHLLHGALRKVLGDHVRQAGSLVAPDRLRFDYTHFQAPSSSELEEVEELTNRLVVEDIPVSCKISSYEEALSTGAMALFGEKYGKKVRLVAVGEASKELCGGTHVERTGQVGHFLIVSESAIGSGARRIEAVTGQDARAQIVERGRALSSIRELVGVGQADLLSAVSALIRDRETLRKKTDLDEKTGVVQEVERLVSSAEEVSGAKVVVARVSIKSQDMMRAAGDLLRERLKQGAGVIATELDGKGFLLAFVGDSLLSEGRILAGDIAREAARAVGGGGGGKPHMATAGVRDALSLERAVARGREFIIEKLRG